A DNA window from Drosophila pseudoobscura strain MV-25-SWS-2005 chromosome 2, UCI_Dpse_MV25, whole genome shotgun sequence contains the following coding sequences:
- the LOC4801341 gene encoding peritrophin-55 codes for MKTVIFVLAAIVAVNAQNTCYRTPVYTEKIDPIVCPKAGIKLPNYENASTYYQCGSVGTNGSLTSCATENYFSYVMQSCGPCESYLPSTICSALPFNATCVPIGSATTAPPATTGTATTATGSTATGSTATATTVAPSGSTASTAAPTGNVTTAAPTTQAPSTTSAVPEPPTDAPGSTTAGNSGDDTPSGTTIFIPQPPSPGESNVPTPVTPVPTAPNIEVTPPTVKDPPTQ; via the exons ATGAAAACCG TGATCTTCGTGCTGGCCGCCATTGTGGCCGTCAATGCCCAGAATACGTGTTACAGAACGCCCGTGTACACCGAGAAGATCGATCCTATCGTCTGCCCGAAAGCCGGTATAAAGCTGCCCAACTACGAGAATGCTTCTACCTACTACCAATGTGGCAGCGTGGGAACAAATGGCTCGCTGACCAGCTGCGCCACCGAAAACTACTTCAGCTACGTGATGCAATCCTGCGGACCCTGCGAGTCGTACTTGCCCTCCACtatttgctctgctctgcctttcAATGCCACATGCGTGCCCATTGGGTCCGCCacaacagcaccaccagcCACCACTGGCACCGCTACCACCGCCACTGGCTCCACCGCCACTGGCTCCACCGCAACCGCCACCACTGTCGCACCGTCAGGCAGCACCGCCAGCACTGCCGCACCAACCGGCAACGTCACCACGGCTGCCCCAACAACCCAGGCACCCAGCACCACCTCAGCCGTTCCCGAGCCACCCACCGATGCACCAGGCTCGACCACGGCCGGTAACAGTGGCGATGATACACCTTCGGGCACCACCATCTTCATTCCCCAGCCTCCCTCCCCCGGTGAGAGCAATGTCCCTACTCCAGTTACGCCCGTGCCCACTGCCCCGAACATTGAAGTCACTCCCCCAACCGTCAAAGATCCCCCTACTCAATAG
- the VAChT gene encoding vesicular acetylcholine transporter translates to MASFQIPVINLELREVKEIVWEKIQEPVNQRRLILVIVSIALLLDNMLYMVIVPIIPDYLREISNFDDGPTPPPLRDNVTGMIIPVHHDHHGQDSATGLLFASKAIVQLMVNPFSGGLIDKIGYDLPMMIGLTIMFFSTAVFACGSSYSVLFFARSLQGAGSAFADTAGLAMIADRFTEENERSQALGIALAFISFGCLVAPPFGGALYQFAGKEVPFLILAFVCALDGVMLLLVMKPLKEQIRQSKEVQDQVIPIWRLLMDPYIAVCAGALTMSNVALAFLEPTISLWMEDTMTTDNWKIGMVWLPAFFPHVLGVVITVKMARKYPQHQWLMAAIGLALEGFSCFIIPFCTGYKMLMLPICVICFGIALIDTALLPTLGYLVDVRYVSVYGSIYAIADISYSIAYAVGPIIAGGVVEAIGFTALNFMIAFSNLAYVPVLRKLRNIYDFKPFENEANILMQDPPNKEYQTYVMHDQKPVEGEVKNHLEYGQQYQQEQETNLDDQQYEYQQQQGYQQAGGYQQDQGYQPGYQEQGGSYSQQGQPRVANPFQQQQQQQQQQQQQQQSQSRGPGAPANPFRQGF, encoded by the coding sequence ATGGCCTCATTCCAAATACCTGTAATCAACCTGGAGCTGCGCGAGGTGAAGGAGATCGTGTGGGAGAAGATCCAGGAGCCGGTCAACCAGCGCCGCCTTATTCTGGTGATCGTGTCCATAGCCCTGCTGCTGGACAACATGCTCTACATGGTGATTGTGCCCATCATACCCGACTATCTGCGCGAGATCAGCAACTTTGACGACGGCCCGACGCCACCCCCGCTGCGGGACAACGTAACGGGCATGATCATACCCGTGCACCACGATCACCACGGCCAGGACTCGGCCACGGGCCTACTGTTCGCCTCCAAGGCCATCGTTCAGCTGATGGTCAATCCGTTCTCGGGTGGCCTAATCGATAAGATCGGCTACGACCTGCCCATGATGATTGGCCTCACCATCATGTTCTTCTCGACGGCCGTCTTCGCCTGCGGCAGCAGCTACAGCGTCCTGTTCTTCGCCCGCTCGTTGCAGGGCGCCGGCTCGGCGTTCGCGGACACAGCGGGCTTGGCCATGATCGCCGATCGCTTTACCGAAGAGAACGAGAGATCGCAGGCGCTGGGCATTGCCCTGGCGTTCATTAGTTTTGGCTGCCTGGTGGCACCACCCTTCGGCGGAGCACTGTACCAGTTTGCCGGAAAAGAAGTCCCTTTCCTGATCCTGGCCTTCGTCTGCGCCCTTGACGGCgtgatgctgctgctagtGATGAAGCCCCTGAAGGAGCAGATTAGACAGAGCAAGGAGGTCCAGGATCAGGTAATTCCCATCTGGCGCCTCCTTATGGATCCCTACATTGCTGTGTGTGCCGGAGCACTAACCATGTCGAATGTGGCCCTGGCCTTCCTGGAGCCCACCATCTCGCTGTGGATGGAGGATACGATGACCACAGACAACTGGAAGATCGGCATGGTCTGGCTGCCCGCCTTCTTTCCGCACGTCCTGGGCGTGGTAATCACAGTGAAGATGGCCCGCAAGTATCCGCAACACCAGTGGCTGATGGCTGCCATCGGGTTGGCACTCGAGGGCTTCTCCTGCTTCATCATACCCTTCTGCACCGGCTACaagatgctgatgctgcccaTCTGCGTCATCTGCTTCGGCATCGCGCTCATCGACACTGCCCTGCTGCCGACGCTCGGCTACCTGGTGGACGTCCGCTACGTGTCCGTATACGGCAGCATTTACGCGATCGCGGACATCTCATACTCGATCGCTTACGCCGTTGGCCCGATCATCGCCGGCGGCGTGGTGGAGGCTATTGGATTCACTGCGCTCAACTTCATGATCGCCTTCTCGAATTTGGCCTACGTGCCCGTACTACGCAAGCTGCGCAACATCTACGACTTCAAGCCCTTCGAGAACGAGGCCAACATCCTGATGCAGGATCCGCCCAACAAGGAGTACCAGACCTACGTGATGCACGACCAGAAGCCAGTCGAGGGCGAAGTCAAGAACCACCTCGAGTACGGCCAGCAgtaccagcaggagcaggagaccAATCTGGACGATCAGCAGTACgagtaccagcagcagcagggataCCAGCAGGCGGGCGGCTATCAGCAGGACCAGGGCTACCAGCCGGGATATCAGGAGCAGGGCGGCAGCTACTCGCAGCAGGGACAGCCACGAGTGGCCAATCccttccagcagcagcagcagcagcaacagcagcagcaacaacagcagcagtcgcagagCAGAGGTCCAGGCGCACCGGCGAATCCCTTCAGACAAGGATTTTAA
- the ChAT gene encoding choline O-acetyltransferase translates to NPLWKRIPVHGANVASNEGNSSAAGSGAESAALFSKLRSFSIGSGPNSPQRVVSNLRGFLTHRLSNITPSDTGWRDSILSIPKKWLSTAESVDEFGFPDTLPKIPVPPLEETMADYVRALEPITTPAQLEHTKELIRQFTAPQALGGRLHQYLLDKREVEDNWAYYYWLNDMYMNVRIPLPINSNPGMVFPPRRFKTVHDVAHFAARLLDGILAHKEMLDSGELPLERAASREKNQPLCMAQYYRLLGSCRRPGVERDSQYLPSRERTTDEDRHVVVICRNQMYCVVLQASDRGKLSESEIASQILYVLSDAPCLQAKPVPVGLLTAEPRTRWARDREALQADERNQRNLELIETAQVVLCLDEPLGGNFNARGFSGATPTMHKAGDRDETNMAHEMIHGGGSDYNSGNRWFDKTMQLIICTDGTWGLCYEHSTSEGIAVVQLLEKIYKNIVDHPDEDNGLPQHHLPPPERLEWHVEGPQLQLRFGQAAKSVDKAIDDLDFYVYRYRGYGKTFIKSCQVSPDVYIQLALQLAHYKLYGRLVATYESASTRRFLHGRVDCIRAASTEALEWAKAMCQGEGANVTLESDREDEEESRKVTFSIYSKDHLRELFRCAVARQTEVMVKNILGSGIDIPLLGLREASVEVTGELHELFTDESYKISQCFLLSTSQVACSTDSFMGYGPVTPRGYGCSYNPQPEQIVFCVSAFYSCEDTSASRYAKSLQDSLDIMRDLLQN, encoded by the exons AACCCCCTTTGGAAAAGGATCCCAGTGCACGGAGCGAACGTGGCGTCCAACGAGGGCAACAGCAGCGCCGCGGGCAGTGGCGCGGAGTCTGCCGCCCTGTTCTCCAAATTGCGTAGCTTCTCGATTGGCAGTGGGCCCAACTCGCCCCAGCGAGTTGTCTCCAATTTGCGCGGTTTCCTCACCCATCGCCTCAGCAATATCACACCGAGCGACACAG GATGGAGAGACTCGATTCTGTCGATTCCCAAGAAATGGCTCTCCACGGCCGAGTCCGTAGACGAATTTGGATTCCCTGAC ACTCTACCCAAGATACCCGTTCCACCGCTGGAGGAAACGATGGCCGACTATGTGCGCGCCCTGGAGCCGATCACGACGCCGGCGCAGCTGGAGCACACCAAGGAGCTGATCAGGCAGTTCACGGCACCGCAGGCCCTGGGCGGACGACTGCATCAGTATCTCCTGGACAAGCGCGAGGTCGAGGACAACTGG GCCTACTACTACTGGCTCAATGACATGTACATGAACGTGCGCATACCCTTGCCGATCAACTCGAATCCTGGCATGGTGTTCCCGCCGCGCCGCTTCAAGACCGTCCACGACGTGGCCCACTTTGCTGCCCGTCTGCTGGACGGGATTCTGGCCCACAAGGAAATGCTGGACAGCGGCGAGCTGCCGCTGGAGCGGGCCGCCTCGCGGGAGAAGAACCAACCGCTCTGCATGGCCCAGTACTATCGTCTGTTGGGCTCCTGTCGCCGGCCCGGCGTTGAGCGCGACTCCCAGTACCTGCCGTCGCGTGAGAGAACCACCGACGAGGATCGCCATGTGGTTGTCATTTGCCGCAATCAAATGTACTGCGTGGTGCTGCAGGCCTCCGATCGCGGTAAGCTGTCCGAGAGCGAGATCGCTTCCCAGATCCTCTACGTCCTGAGCGATGCCCCCTGTCTGCAGGCGAAGCCAGTGCCCGTTGGCCTGCTCACCGCCGAGCCGAGGACACGTTGGGCTCGGGATCGCGAGGCTTTGCAGGCGGACGAGCGAAATCAGCGCAATCTGGAGCTGATTGAGACGGCCCAGGTGGTGCTGTGCCTGGACGAGCCGCTGGGCGGTAACTTCAATGCACGCGGCTTCAGCGGAGCCACGCCCACCATGCACAAGGCCGGGGACCGAGACGAGACCAACATGGCCCACGAGATGATCCACGGCGGTGGCAGTGACTACAACTCGGGCAATCGTTGGTTTGACAAGACCATGCAG CTCATCATCTGCACCGACGGCACCTGGGGCCTCTGCTACGAGCACTCCACATCCGAGGGCATTGCCGTGGtgcagctgctggagaagATCTACAAGAACATTGTCGACCATCCGGACGAGGACAACGGCCTGCCGCAGCACCATCTGCCGCCGCCAGAGCGTCTCGAGTGGCATGTCGAGGGGCCGCAGCTCCAGCTGCGATTCGGCCAGGCCGCCAAGAGCGTGGACAAGGCCATCGATGATCTGGACTTTTATGTCTACCGCTATCGGGGCTATGGCAAGACATTCATAAAGTCGTGTCAGGTCAGTCCGGATGTGTACATCCAGCTGGCCCTGCAGTTGGCGCACTACAAGCTCTATGGCCGTCTGGTGGCCACCTATGAGAGTGCATCCACCAGGCGATTCTTGCAT GGACGTGTGGACTGCATTCGAGCGGCCAGTACGGAGGCCCTGGAATGGGCCAAGGCCATGTGCCAGGGGGAAGGCGCCAATGTGACGCTAGAGAGCGATCGCGAGGATGAGGAAGAGTCCCGCAAGGTCACGTTTAGCATTTACAGT AAGGATCATCTGCGTGAGCTGTTCCGCTGCGCCGTGGCCCGTCAGACGGAGGTGATGGTCAAGAACATCTTGGGCAGCGGCATCGACATACCACTGCTGGGACTGCGGGAGGCCAGTGTGGAGGTCACCGGCGAACTGCACGAGCTGTTCACGGACGAGTCCTACAAGATCTCGCAGTGCTTCTTGCTCTCCACCAGTCAG GTTGCCTGCAGCACGGACAGCTTTATGGGCTATGGGCCCGTGACGCCACGTGGCTACGGCTGCTCCTACAATCCGCAGCCCGAGCAGATCGTCTTCTGTGTGTCAGCCTTCTACTCGTGCGAGGACACGAGTGCCTCCCGGTATGCCAAGTCGCTGCAGGATTCCCTGGACATAATGCGGGATCTGCTGCAGAATTGA
- the LOC4801338 gene encoding uncharacterized protein encodes MKFLYMLLSICIFLLCAPWSTAQTIPTLALPDPTPPNGAPVEGDSTSFPGPPSASPTEPTPQVNTIYPIY; translated from the exons ATGAAAT TCCTGTATATGCTGCTGAGCATTTGCATCTTCCTGCTGTGCGCCCCCTGGTCAACGGCCCAGACCATACCCACCCTTGCTCTGCCGGATCCAACACCTCCAAATGGAGCTCCCGTAGAAGGCGACAGCACAAGCTTCCCCGGGCCACCATCCGCATCACCTACAGAACCCACACCCCAAGTCAACACCATATATCCAATTTATTGA
- the LOC4801340 gene encoding uncharacterized protein, which yields MKVFALALLCLAAVAQAHISYKLQCARGEIGIRWPSYHSNSEYYVCQGIYGSQLTIHCPAGEVFSFVLQQCASPSQYVPAPPINILPTAAPITMTVVEDAPPVIGAGIATSAHNQIEQHETAEHHEIAGPHEHHEQNELHELHEHHEHEHQTEQEVVAHPIPPTPAPEPPVVESAVKPASAPIPNKGVKKPVVPVPAKKATSAKKPVAPIPSKTAKKPTPPSKAQKKPATA from the exons ATGAAAG TATTTGCcctcgctctgctctgcctggcAGCCGTTGCCCAGGCCCATATCAGCTACAAGCTGCAGTGCGCCCGCGGCGAGATCGGCATCCGCTGGCCTAGCTACCACAGCAACTCCGAGTACTATGTGTGCCAGGGCATCTACGGCAGCCAGCTGACCATCCACTGCCCGGCCGGCGAGGTCTTCAGCTTCGTGCTGCAGCAGTGCGCCTCTCCCTCCCAGTATGTGCCAGCCCCGCCAATCAACATCCTGCCCACTGCTGCCCCCATCACAATGACCGTCGTGGAGGATGCTCCTCCAGTGATTGGTGCCGGTATCGCCACTTCCGCTCACAACCAGATCGAGCAGCATGAGACCGCCGAGCACCATGAGATCGCCGGACCCCATGAGCACCACGAGCAAAACGAGCTCCACGAGCTCCACGAGCaccacgagcacgagcaccaGACCGAGCAGGAGGTTGTGGCTCACCCAATTCCCCCgaccccagccccagagccACCAGTTGTGGAGTCGGCCGTCAAGCCAGCTTCCGCCCCTATTCCCAACAAAGGAGTTAAGAAGCCGGTCGTCCCAGTGCCCGCCAAGAAGGCCACTTCCGCCAAGAAGCCAGTGGCTCCCATCCCATCCAAGACCGCCAAGAAGCCCACACCACCCAGCAAGGCCCAGAAGAAGCCAGCCACGGCCTAA